A single Nicotiana tabacum cultivar K326 chromosome 5, ASM71507v2, whole genome shotgun sequence DNA region contains:
- the LOC107797413 gene encoding vesicle-associated protein 1-2-like, whose product MSSAEQELLNIDPLELKFPFELKKQISCSLQLSNKTENHVAFKVKTTNPKKYCVRPNTGIVLPRSTCDVIVTMQAQKEAPADMQCKDKFLLQSVVATAGTSPKDITQEMFNKEPGRVVEECKLKVIYLPPPQPPSPVAEGSEEGSSPRQSLTENGSQNGSELTRTFLETHDKSSEAKSVIYRLTEEKTAFLHHSNRIRQELELLRRDVGKSRGGGGASFMFVIIVGLIGVALGYILKS is encoded by the exons ATGAGCAGTGCAGAACAAGAACTTCTCAACATCGATCCTCTTGAGCTCAAATTCCCAT TTGAGCTGAAGAAACAGATATCTTGTTCCCTTCAATtatcaaataaaactgaaaatCATGTTGCCTTTAAG gtCAAAACTACGAATCCCAAAAAATATTGTGTTCGTCCAAACACTGGCATTGTTTTGCCTAGATCCACTTGTGATGTCATTG TAACAATGCAAGCGCAGAAGGAGGCGCCTGCTGACATGCAATGCAAAGACAAGTTTCTGCTTCAGAGTGTAGTTGCAACTGCCGGTACCTCTCCGAAAGACATCACCCAAGAAATG TTCAATAAGGAGCCTGGACGCGTTGTGGAAGAGTGCAAATTGAAAGTGATTTATCTTCCCCCACCGCAACCACCATCTCCCGTTGCAGAAGGATCAGAAGAAGGTTCTTCGCCAAGACAATCCTTGACAGAGAATGGCAGTCAAAATggttctgag CTCACAAGAACATTCCTTGAAACTCATGACAAATCTTCAGAG GCAAAATCAGTTATTTACAGATTGACGGAGGAGAAAACTGCTTTTCTACATCACAGTAACAGAATTCGTCAAGAATTG GAACTTCTGAGGCGCGATGTTGGCAAAAGTCGCGGCGGTGGTGGTGCTTCCTTCATGTTTGTCATCATTGTTGGCTTGATAGGTGTAGCTTTGGGCTACATCCTCAAAAGTTAA